A single region of the Leptodactylus fuscus isolate aLepFus1 chromosome 5, aLepFus1.hap2, whole genome shotgun sequence genome encodes:
- the CXCL14 gene encoding C-X-C motif chemokine 14 — MKPLVAAFLLLLIAVCTLHVEGSKCKCSRKGPKIRFSDVQKLEIKPRHPYCEEKMVIVTMHVSRLRGQQYCLHPKLHSTKKFLKWYTIYREKNRVYED, encoded by the exons atgaaacCCTTGGTAGCAgctttccttctcctcctcataGCTGTGTGTACACTACATGTGGAAG GGTCAAAATGCAAATGTTCCCGAAAGGGTCCAAAAATAAGATTTTCAGACGTGCAAAAGCTTGAAATCAAACCAAGGCATCCTTACTGCGAGGAGAAGATGGTCAT tgTAACTATGCATGTATCCCGGCTCAGAGGACAACAATACTGCTTACACCCTAAACTGCACAGTACTAAGAAGTTCCTTAAATGGTACACGATTTACAGGGAAAAGAACAG AGTGTACGAAGACTAA